A stretch of Vulpes vulpes isolate BD-2025 chromosome 4, VulVul3, whole genome shotgun sequence DNA encodes these proteins:
- the ZSWIM8 gene encoding zinc finger SWIM domain-containing protein 8 isoform X5, giving the protein MVHSRRGTLSLPHPQREALPIYPGPILRSIPPFSAACLATILFYFSPCPLQASAVCLRAPVSESLSRLQRDQLQKFAQYLISELPQQILPTAQRLLDELLSSQSTAINTVCGAPDPTAGPSASDQSTWYLDESTLTDNIKKTLHKFCGPSPVVFSDVNSMYLSSTEPPAAAEWACLLRPLRGREPEGVWNLLSIVREMFKRRDSNAAPLLEILTDQCLTYEQITGWWYSVRTSASHSSASGHTGRSNGQSEVAAHACASMCDEMVTLWRLAVLDPALSPQRRRELCAQLRQWQLKVIENVKRGQHKKTLERLFPGFRPAVEACYFNWEEAYPLPGVTYSGTDRKLALCWARALPPRPGASRPGGLEESRERPRALPSEPAVRPKEPGAKRKGLGEGVPSSQRGPRRLSAEGGDKALHKMGPGGGKAKALGGAGSGGKGSSGGGSKRRLSSEDSSLEPDLAEMSLDDSSLALGAEASTFGGFPESPPPCPPAGGSRGPPTFLPEPPDTYEEDGGVYFSEGPEPPTASAGPRGLLPGEVCTRDDLPSTDESGNGLPKTKEAATAVGEEDDDYQAYYLNAQDGAGGEEEKAEGGAGEEHDLFAGLKPLEQESRMEVLFACAEALHAHGYSSEASRLTVELAQDLLANPPDLKVEPPPAKGKKNKVSTSRQTWVATNTLTKAAFLLTVLSERPEHHNLAFRVGMFALELQRPPASTKALEVKLAYQESEVAALLKKIPLGPSEMSTMRCRAEELREGTLCDYRPVLPLMLASFIFDVLCAPVVSPTGSRPPSRNWNNEMPGDEELGFEAAVAALGMKTTVSEAEHPLLCEGTRREKGDLALALMITYKDDQAKLKKILDKLLDRESQTHKPQTLSSFYSSSRPATASQRSPSKHGGPSAPGALQPLTSGSAGPAQPGSVAGAGPGPTEGFTEKNVPESSPHSPCEGLPSEAALTPRPEGKVPSRLALGSRGGYNGRGWGSPGRPKKKHTGMASIDSSAPETTSDSSPTLSRRPLRGGWAPTSWGRGQDSDSISSSSSDSLGSSSSSGSRRASASGGARAKTVEVGRYKGRRPESHAPHVPNQPSEAAAHFYFELAKTVLIKAGGNSSTSIFTHPSSSGGHQGPHRNLHLCAFEIGLYALGLHNFVSPNWLSRTYSSHVSWITGQAMEIGSAALTILVECWDGHLTPPEVASLADRASRARDSNMVRAAAELALSCLPHAHALNPNEIQRALVQCKEQDNLMLEKACMAVEEAAKGGGVYPEVLFEVAHQWFWLYEQTAGGSSAAREGATSCSASGIRAAGEAGRGLPEGRGGPGTEPVTVAAAAVTAAATVVPVISVGSSLYPGPGLGHGHSPGLHPYTALQPHLPCSPQYLTHPAHPAHPMPHMPRPAVFPVPSSAYPQGVHPAFLGAQYPYSVTPPSLAATAVSFPVPSMAPITVHPYHTEPGLPLPTSVACELWGQGTVSSVHPASTFPAIQGASLPALTTQPSPLVSGGFPPPEEETHSQPVNPHSLHHLHAAYRVGMLALEMLGRRAHNDHPNNFSRSPPYTDDVKWLLGLAAKLGDRHGDAAAAEPCSCPQPPACPGLPPTGAALPAGIHAVHPPPLDSPDPCRLRRLCERDPQCPQRLLPDTHGHDAVQRHPAEPQAQQTDQGAVAAGLPRDDHLLPMSLAPLGSYTGTQACGYGGPSHRGSESWLDRSSPLSSLVAQTGSCSWAVAWGQDVSDPRSLGLGETALSGRGHWVASGIYLAFINI; this is encoded by the exons ATGGTGCACTCACGTCGTGGCACTCTGTCTCTTCCGCATCCACAACGTGAGGCCCTCCCAATTTATCCCGGCCCTATCCTACGCTCCATCCCCCCCTTCTCTGCTGCATGCCTGGCCACAAT CTTGTTCTATTTCTCTCCGTGTCCCCTTCAGGCTTCTGCAGTCTGCCTGCGTGCCCCAGTCTCAGAGTCCCTGTCTCGGCTGCAGAGGGACCAGCTACAGAAGTTTGCCCAGTACCTCATCAGTGAACTCCCTCAGCAG ATCCTCCCCACAGCCCAGCGTCTTCTGGATGAACTCCTCTCTTCGCAGTCCACGGCCATCAACACTGTGTGTGGAGCCCCCG ACCCCACAGCAGGGCCCTCCGCCTCTGACCAGAGTACTTGGTATTTGGATGAATCCACACTCACTGACAACATCAAGAAGACATTGCACAAGTTCTGTGGACCCTCGCCTGTGGTCTTCAG TGACGTGAACTCCATGTATCTGTCTTCCACGGAACCTCCGGCTGCTGCCGAGTGGGCCTGTCTGCTGCGCCCTCTGAGGGGCCGCGAGCCAGAGGGGGTCTGGAACCTACTTAGCATCGTGCGGGAGATGTTCAAACGGAGGGACAGTAATGCTGCTCCCTTGTTGGAGATCCTCACTGACCAGTGCCTCACCTATGAACAG ATAACGGGTTGGTGGTACAGCGTGCGTACCTCAGCCTCACACAGCAGCGCCAGTGGGCACACGGGCCGCAGCAATGGGCAGTCGGAGGTGGCCGCCCATGCGTGTGCCAGCATGTGTGACGAGATGGTCACCCTGTGGAGGCTAGCTGTTCTGGACCCTGCACTCAGTCCCCAGCG TCGCCGGGAACTGTGTGCACAGCTACGCCAGTGGCAGCTGAAGGTGATTGAGAATGTGAAGCGGGGACAGCACAAAAAGACCCTGGAGCGGCTCTTCCCTGGCTTCCGGCCAGCAGTGGAGGCCTGCTACTTCAACTGGGAAGAGGCCTACCCACTTCCTGGTGTCACCTACAGCGGCACTGACCGGAAGTTGGCGCTGTGCTGGGCCCGGGCCCTGCCGCCTCGGCCAGGTGCCTCCCGCCCTGGAGGCCTGGAGGAATCCCGGGAGCGGCCCCGAGCTCTCCCTTCTGAGCCGGCTGTGCGGCCCAAGGAGCCGGGGGCCAAGCGCAAGGGATTGGGTGAGGGGGTCCCCTCGTCGCAGCGGGGTCCCCGCCGCCTTTCTGCGGAGGGGGGAGATAAGGCCCTGCATAAGATGGGCCCAGGTGGGGGCAAAGCCAAGGCACTGGGTGGGGCTGGCAGTGGGGGCAAGGGGTCATCAGGCGGCGGCAGCAAGCGACGGCTGAGCAGTGAAGACAGCTCCCTGGAGCCAGATCTGGCCGAGATGAGCCTGGATGACAGCAGCCTGGCCCTGGGTGCAGAGGCCAGCACCTTTGGTGGATTCCCTGAGAGCCCGCCACCCTGCCCTCCTGCTGGTGGCTCCCGAGGtccacccaccttccttcctgAGCCCCCAGATACTTACGAAGAAGATGGTGGTGTGTACTTCTCGGAAGGGCCTGAGCCGCCCACAGCCTCTGCTGGCCCCCGTGGCCTCTTGCCTGGGGAGGTCTGTACCCGGGATGACCTCCCTTCCACAGATGAGAGTGGCAATGGGCTCCCCAAAACCAAAGAGGCAGCCACTGCAGTCGGAGAGGAGGATGATGACTACCAGGCATATTATCTGAATGCccaggatggggctgggggcGAGGAAGAGAAGGCcgagggcggggccggggaggagcACGACCTGTTTGCCGGGCTGAAGCCACTGGAACAGGAGAGCCGCATGGAG GTGTTGTTTGCCTGTGCTGAGGCCCTGCATGCGCATGGCTACAGCAGTGAGGCCTCCCGCCTCACCGTGGAGCTTGCCCAGGACCTGCTAGCCAACCCACCCGACCTCAAGGTAGAGCCGCCCCCTGCCAAG GGCAAGAAGAACAAGGTATCTACGAGCCGTCAGACCTGGGTGGCCACCAACACCCTGACCAAGGCAGCCTTCCTATTAACAGTGCTAAGTGAACGTCCAGAGCACCACAACCTGGCCTTCCGAGTTGGCATGTTTGCCTTGGAGCTACAGCGGCCCCCAGCTTCTACCAAGGCTTTGGAG GTGAAGCTGGCATACCAGGAGTCTGAGGTGGCTGCCCTGCTCAAGAAGATTCCTCTGGGTCCAAGTGAGATGAGTACCATGCGGTGCCGGGCAGAGGAGCTTCGGGAGGGGACGCTCTGTGACTATCGGCCTGTTTTGCCTCTCATGTTGGCCAGTTTCATCTTTGACGTTCTCTGTGCTCCAG TGGTTTCTCCCACGGGTTCCCGGCCTCCAAGTCGTAACTGGAACAACGAGATGCCTGGGGAtgaggagctgggatttgaagcaGCAGTTGCTGCCTTAG GTATGAAAACAACAGTGAGTGAGGCAGAGCATCCCCTCCTGTGTGAAGGCACACGTCGGGAGAAGGGTGACCTGGCACTGGCTCTAATGATCACTTACAAGGATGACCAAGCCAAGCTTAAAAAG ATCTTAGACAAACTCTTGGACCGAGAGAGCCAGACGCATAAGCCCCAAACACTGAGTTCGTTCTACTCATCCAGCCGCCCAGCCACAGCCAGCCAGAGGTCTCCTTCAAAGCATGGGGGCCCATCTGCCCCAGGGGCCCTGCAACCACTGACCTCGGGCTCTGCAGGGCCTGCTCAGCCAGGGAGTgtggcaggggctgggccaggccccacTGAGGGCTTCACAGAGAAGAATGTGCCTG AAAGTTCCCCACATTCTCCCTGTGAGGGTCTCCCATCTGAGGCAGCCTTGACCCCAAGGCCAGAAGGGAAGGTTCCCAGCCGCCTGGCACTTGGCAGTCGTGGAGGCTACAATGGACGGGGCTGGGGCTCCCCAGGGCGGCCTAAGAAGAAACACACAG GCATGGCCAGCATTGACAGCAGTGCCCCTGAAACGACGTCGGACAGCTCCCCCACCTTAAGCCGGAGGCCACTTCGAGGGGGCTGGGCCCCCACCTCCTGGGGCCGAGGACAGGACAGTGACAGCATTAGCAGTTCTTCCTCGGACTCCCTGGGCTCCTCGTCCTCCAGTGGAAGTCGCCGGGCCAGTGCCAGTGGAGGGGCCCGGGCAAAGACCGTTGAGGTTGGCAG GTACAAGGGCCGCCGTCCCGAGAGTCATGCCCCCCATGTACCCAATCAGCCATCAGAGGCAGCTGCACACTTCTACTTCGAGTTGGCGAAGACGGTGCTGATCAAGGCAGGGGGCAACAGCAGCACTTCAATTTTCACACATCCATCTTCCTCAGGGGGCCACCAGGGTCCTCACCGCAACCTGCACCTTTGCGCCTTCGAGATTGGGCTTTATGCCCTTGGCCTGCACAACTTTGTTTCTCCCAACTGGCTCTCACGTACTTATTCTTCCCACGTTTCCTGGATTACAG GTCAGGCAATGGAGATTGGCAGTGCAGCTCTGACTATACTGGTAGAGTGCTGGGATGGACACCTGACACCCCCTGAGGTTGCATCCCTGGCTGACAGGGCATCACGGGCACGAGACTCCAATATGGTGAGGGCAGCGGCGGAGCTAGCCCTCAGCTGCCTGCCTCATGCCCATGCATTGAACCCTAATGAGATCCAGCGGGCCCTGGTGCAGTGCAAGGAGCAG GATAACCTGATGTTGGAGAAGGCCTGCATGGCAGTGGAAGAGGCAGCAAAGGGTGGGGGTGTATACCCCGAAGTGTTGTTTGAGGTTGCTCACCAGTGGTTCTGGCTATATGAGCAAACAGCAGGTGGCTCATCCGCAGCCCGTGAAGGGGCTACAAGCTGTAGTGCCAGTGGGATCAGGGCAGCTGGGGAGGCTGGGCGGGGGCTGCCTGAGGGCAGGGGGGGCCCAGGGACTGAGCCGGTtacagtggcagcagcagcagtgacaGCAGCAGCCACAGTGGTGCCAGTCATCTCAGTGGGGTCCAGTCTATATCCAGGTCCAGGACTGGGGCATGGTCATTCCCCTGGCCTGCACCCCTACACTGCTCTACAGCCccacctgccctgcagccctcAATACCTCACCCACCCAGCACACCCTGCCCACCCAATGCCTCATATGCCCCGGCCTGCCGTCTTCCCTGTGCCCAGCTCTGCATACCCACAG GGTGTGCATCCTGCCTTCTTGGGGGCTCAGTACCCTTACTCAGTGACTCCCCCCTCACTTGCTGCCACTGCTGTGTCTTTCCCTGTCCCTTCCATGGCACCCATCACAGTACATCCCTACCACACAGAGCCAGGGCTCCCACTGCCCACCAGTGTGGCCTGTGAGTTGTGGGGACAGGGAACAG TGAGCAGTGTCCATCCAGCATCCACGTTTCCAGCCATCCAGGGTGCCTCGTTGCCTGCCCTGACTACACAGCCCAGCCCTCTGGTGAGCGGGGGGTTTCCACCACCCGAGGAGGAGACACACAGTCAGCCTGTCAACCCACACAGCCTGCACCACCTGCACGCTGCCTACCGTGTTG GAATGCTGGCACTGGAGATGCTGGGTCGCAGAGCACACAATGATCACCCCAACAACTTCTCCCGCTCCCCCCCCTACACTGATGATGTCAAATGGTTGCTGGGGCTGGCAGCAAAGCTGG GAGATCGTCATGGAGACGCTGCAGCGGCTGAGCCCTGCTCATGCCCACAACCACCTGCGTGCCCCGGCCTTCCACCAACTGGTGCAGCGCTGCCAGCAGGCATACATGCAG TACATCCACCACCGCTTGATTCACCTGACCCCTGCCGACTACGACGACTTTGTGAACGCGATCCGCAGTGCCCGCAGCGCCTTCTGCCTGACACCCATGGGCATGATGCAGTTCAACGACATCCTGCAGAACCTCAAGCGCAGCAAACAGACCAAGGAGCTGTGGCAGCGGGTCTCCCTCGAGATGACCACCTTCTCCCCATGAGTCTGGCCCCTCTAGGGTCCTATACAGGGACACAGGCCTGTGGCTATGGGGGCCCCTCACACAGAGGGAGTGAATCTTGGCTGGACAGATCCTCCCCACTCAGTTCTCTGGTAGCCCAGACTGGCAGCTGCTCTTGGGCTGTAGCTTGGGGCCAAGATGTCTCAGACCCTAGAAGCCTAGGGTTGGGGGAGACAGCCCTGTCTGGGAGGGGGCATTGGGTGGCCTCTGGTATTTATTtggcatttataaatatataa